A window of Citrus sinensis cultivar Valencia sweet orange chromosome 7, DVS_A1.0, whole genome shotgun sequence contains these coding sequences:
- the LOC102615747 gene encoding phosphatidylinositol 4-kinase beta 1-like isoform X1, with product MVRLLGLSIRESDESPREITPRTHLTSESSENGWLIRFFDSSFFCEWIAVSYLYKHDHAGVRDYLCNRMYTLPLTGIEGYLFQICYMMIHKPSPSLDKFVIDICSKSLKIALKVHWFLMAELEDSDDNEGISRIQEKCQIAATLMGEWPPLVRVPNSGSSPGTKNQVLNKLLSSKQRLLSLTSSPPTPRSLSFSSPSGNNLQEDANQSTPEENKIFKKFIPGPKMRDALLFRKSVEKDEEESEKDGFFKRLLRDSRGEDEEMTSSSEGFFKRLLRDSKGDDDELMSSSEGFFKKLFRDSKSDSDDKSVSKSLEDDEKDGFFKKFFKEKFEDKKDGSHRNEGEEVVNIEEKCSKSTEDDEKEGFFKKFFKEKFEDKKDGSHRNEDEEVVNTEEKCSKSTEDDEKEGFFRKFFKEKFEDKKDGNEKNDEGNSGIEEEESSDFSLFRRLFRVHPEDPKRAAASENSNSGGMFESSPGTENFFRKLFRDRDRSVEDSELFGSKKQREKRPGSPKQQNEKSNSKPPLPVNIASQFRKGAYHESLDFVMSLCDTSYGLLDIFPVEDRKLALRESLAEINLHIAESQNMGGICFPMGKGLYRVVHIPEDEAVLLNSREKAPYMICVEVLKCETPSNAKDTSGPQKLSRGGIPLANGDAFLPKPPPWAYPLWTAQEAYRNSTDRMSESTAQAIDQAMTHKSDAKVKLVNLSLSVEKHVHIQSKNPDAPVTQSGINFSGMLPTAVHTTSNSNQIGEGVSHTSRAINDLEWVRVVLTADPGVRMEDIEYQGPPRRKEHRRVPSTVAIEEVKAAAAKGEAPPGLPLKGAGQDSSDAKPRANGGIPRATDALSGELWEVKKERIRKASAYGKSPGWDLRSVIVKSGDDCRQEHLAVQLISHFYDIFQEAGLPLWLRPYEVLVTSSYTALIETIYDTASLHSIKSRYPNITSLRDFFVAKYQENSPSFKLAQRNFVESMAGYSLVCYLLQVKDRHNGNLLLDEEGHIIHIDFGFMLSNSPGGVNFESAPFKLTRELLEVMDSDAEGLPSEFFDYFKVLCIQGFLTCRKHAERIILLVEMLQDSGFPCFKGGPRTIQNLRKRFHLSLTEEQCVSLVLSLISSSLDAWRTRQYDYYQRVLNGIL from the exons atggttcggcttttaggaCTGAGTATCCGAGAATCGGATGAGTCACCTCGTGAAATCACCCCAAGGACTCACCTTACAAGTGAGTCAAGTGAGAACGGGTGGCTCATTCGGTTTTTTGACTCGTCCTTTTTTTGTGAGTGGATTGCTGTTAGTTACCTTTACAAGCATGATCACGCGGGCGTGCGTGATTATTTATGTAATAGAATGTATACACTTCCGTTGACCGGTATTGAGGGTTATCTGTTTcaaatatgttatatgatgATTCATAAACCAAGCCCGTCTCTGGATAAGTTTGTTATTGATATTTGTTCGAAGTCACTTAAGATTGCTTTGAAAGTGCATTGGTTCTTGATGGCTGAGTTGGAGGATTCAGATGACAATGAGGGCATCAGTAGGATTCAGGAGAAGTGTCAAATAGCAGCTACTTTAATGGGTGAATGGCCACCACTTGTGCGGGTTCCTAATTCAGGTTCAAGCCCAGGGACTAAGAACCAGGTGCTAAACAAATTATTGTCATCAAAACAGCGATTGTTGTCATTGACATCCTCCCCGCCTACACCAAGgtctttatctttttcatcGCCGTCAGGGAATAATTTGCAAGAGGATGCTAATCAGTCAACACCTGAggaaaataagatttttaagaaattcatTCCGGGGCCAAAAATGAGAGATGCATTATTGTTTAGGAAGTCAGTTGAAAAGGATGAAGAAGAGAGTGAAAAGGATGGTTTTTTCAAGAGGCTATTGAGGGACAGTAGAGGTGAAGATGAAGAGATGACGTCAAGTTCAGAGGGCTTTTTCAAGCGGCTTCTGAGGGACAGTAagggtgatgatgatgaactgATGTCAAGCTCTGAAgggttttttaaaaagttgttTCGTGATAGCAAGAGTGATTCTGATGATAAGTCTGTATCAAAATCATTGGAAGATGACGAAAAAGATGGATTTTTTAAGAagttctttaaagaaaaatttgaggACAAGAAGGATGGGAGTCATAGGAATGAGGGTGAGGAGGTTGTgaatattgaagaaaaatgttCAAAATCCACTGAAGATGATGAAAAAGAAGGATTTTTTAAgaagttttttaaagaaaaatttgaggACAAGAAGGATGGAAGTCATAGGAATGAGGATGAAGAAGTTGTGAATACTGAAGAAAAATGTTCGAAATCCACTGAAGACGATGAAAAAGAAGGATTCTTCCGGaaattctttaaagaaaaatttgaggACAAGAAAGATGGgaatgagaaaaatgatgAGGGAAATTCCGGTATCGAGGAAGAAGAATCTTCAGATTTTTCATTGTTTCGGAGATTGTTTCGTGTGCATCCTGAAGATCCTAAAAGAGCTGCTGCAAGTGAAAACAGCAACAGTGGTGGCATGTTTGAAAGTAGTCCAGGAACTGAAAACTTTTTCCGCAAACTCTTTAGAGATCGGGATCGGTCTGTTGAAGACTCGGAGCTGTTTGGTTCGAAGAAGCAAAGAGAG AAGCGTCCTGGTTCACCTAAGCAACAGAATGAGAAGTCAAATTCCAAGCCCCCTCTTCCAGTTAATATTGCATCACAATTTCGGAAAGGCGCTTATCACGAATCATTGGATTTTGTGATGTCATTATGTGACACATCATATGGCTTACTGGATATTTTTCCAGTTGAAGATCGGAAACTTGCTCTCCGTGAG TCTCTTGCAGAGATCAATTTGCACATAGCTGAGTCTCAAAACATGGGAG GAATATGCTTTCCAATGGGAAAGGGGTTGTATCGTGTGGTTCATATTCCTGAAGATGAAGCTGTTCTTTTGAATTCTAGGGAAAAGGCCCCTTATATGATCTGTGTTGAAGTTTTGAAATGCGAAACGCCAAG caaTGCAAAGGACACATCTGGTCCTCAAAAGCTTTCTAGAGGAGGGATTCCTCTAGCAAATGGTGATGCATTTCTGCCAAAGCCGCCACCGTGGGCTTATCCTTTGTGGACTGCGCAAGAGGCTTATCGCAATAGTACTGATAGGATGTCGGAATCTACTGCTCAAGCAATTGACCAGGCAATGACTCATAAGTCAGATGCAAAAGTTAAGCTTGTCAATTTGAGTCTCTCGGTGGAGAAGCATGTGCATATCCAATCAAAGAACCCGGATGCACCTGTTACTCAGTCTGGCATCAATTTTAGTGGTATGCTACCTACTGCAGTTCACACCACATCAAATAGTAATCAAATTGGAGAGGGTGTAAGTCATACATCCAGAGCTATCAATGATTTGGAATGGGTAAGGGTTGTGTTGACAGCAGATCCTGGGGTTAGAATGGAAGACATCGAGTATCAAGGACCACCACGGCGGAAGGAGCATCGCCGTGTTCCGAGTACGGTTGCCATAGAGGAGGTGAAG GCTGCTGCTGCCAAAGGAGAAGCACCCCCTGGACTCCCTCTGAAAGGGGCTGGTCAGGATTCATCAGATGCAAAACCGAGG GCAAATGGTGGTATTCCCAGGGCCACTGATGCTTTATCTGGCGAACTTTGGGAGGTAAAGAAAGAGAGGATACGAAAAGCTTCAGCATATGGAAAATCACCTGGTTGGGACTTGCGTTCT GTTATCGTGAAGAGTGGCGATGATTGTAGGCAGGAGCATCTTGCTGTTCAActtatttctcatttttatg ACATATTTCAAGAAGCTGGTCTTCCTCTTTGGTTGCGTCCATACGAAGTATTAGTCACATCATCTTACACGGCTCTCATCGAAACAATTTATGATACG GCTTCACTTCATTCTATCAAAAGTAGATATCCCAATATTACAAGTTTGCGCGACTTCTTTGTTGCCAAGTATCAAGAAAATTCTCCAAGTTTTAAGCTTGCCCAG AGAAATTTTGTTGAAAGCATGGCTGGATATTCCCTGGTGTGCTATCTTCTGCAG GTGAAAGATCGTCATAATGGGAACCTATTATTGGATGAAGAAGGCCATATAATACATATTGATTTTGGCTTTATGCTCTCAAATTCACCAGGTGGTGTAAATTTTGAGAGTGCACCCTTCAAATTAACCCGTGAACTTCTTGAG GTCATGGATTCTGATGCAGAGGGACTTCCAAGTGAGTTCTTCGATTACTTTAAG GTCTTATGCATTCAAGGCTTCCTAACATGTCGTAAGCATGCAGAGCGCATTATTCTTCTGGTTGAAATGCTGCAG GACTCTGGTTTCCCATGCTTCAAAGGTGGTCCACGAACAATACAGAATCTGAGAAAAAGATTCCATCTCAGTCTAACAGAGGAG CAATGTGTTTCCTTGGTGCTCTCCTTGATCAGCAGCAGCTTAGATGCATGGCGGACTCGGCAGTATGACTATTACCAGAGGGTTTTGAACGGGATATTATGA
- the LOC102615747 gene encoding phosphatidylinositol 4-kinase beta 1-like isoform X3: MVRLLGLSIRESDESPREITPRTHLTSESSENGWLIRFFDSSFFCEWIAVSYLYKHDHAGVRDYLCNRMYTLPLTGIEGYLFQICYMMIHKPSPSLDKFVIDICSKSLKIALKVHWFLMAELEDSDDNEGISRIQEKCQIAATLMGEWPPLVRVPNSGSSPGTKNQVLNKLLSSKQRLLSLTSSPPTPRSLSFSSPSGNNLQEDANQSTPEENKIFKKFIPGPKMRDALLFRKSVEKDEEESEKDGFFKRLLRDSRGEDEEMTSSSEGFFKRLLRDSKGDDDELMSSSEGFFKKLFRDSKSDSDDKSVSKSLEDDEKDGFFKKFFKEKFEDKKDGSHRNEGEEVVNIEEKCSKSTEDDEKEGFFKKFFKEKFEDKKDGSHRNEDEEVVNTEEKCSKSTEDDEKEGFFRKFFKEKFEDKKDGNEKNDEGNSGIEEEESSDFSLFRRLFRVHPEDPKRAAASENSNSGGMFESSPGTENFFRKLFRDRDRSVEDSELFGSKKQREKRPGSPKQQNEKSNSKPPLPVNIASQFRKGAYHESLDFVMSLCDTSYGLLDIFPVEDRKLALRESLAEINLHIAESQNMGGICFPMGKGLYRVVHIPEDEAVLLNSREKAPYMICVEVLKCETPSNAKDTSGPQKLSRGGIPLANGDAFLPKPPPWAYPLWTAQEAYRNSTDRMSESTAQAIDQAMTHKSDAKVKLVNLSLSVEKHVHIQSKNPDAPVTQSGINFSGMLPTAVHTTSNSNQIGEGVSHTSRAINDLEWVRVVLTADPGVRMEDIEYQGPPRRKEHRRVPSTVAIEEVKAAAAKGEAPPGLPLKGAGQDSSDAKPRANGGIPRATDALSGELWEVKKERIRKASAYGKSPGWDLRSVIVKSGDDCRQEHLAVQLISHFYDIFQEAGLPLWLRPYEVLVTSSYTALIETIYDTASLHSIKSRYPNITSLRDFFVAKYQENSPSFKLAQRNFVESMAGYSLVCYLLQVKDRHNGNLLLDEEGHIIHIDFGFMLSNSPGGVNFESAPFKLTRELLEVMDSDAEGLPSLMHSRLPNMS; encoded by the exons atggttcggcttttaggaCTGAGTATCCGAGAATCGGATGAGTCACCTCGTGAAATCACCCCAAGGACTCACCTTACAAGTGAGTCAAGTGAGAACGGGTGGCTCATTCGGTTTTTTGACTCGTCCTTTTTTTGTGAGTGGATTGCTGTTAGTTACCTTTACAAGCATGATCACGCGGGCGTGCGTGATTATTTATGTAATAGAATGTATACACTTCCGTTGACCGGTATTGAGGGTTATCTGTTTcaaatatgttatatgatgATTCATAAACCAAGCCCGTCTCTGGATAAGTTTGTTATTGATATTTGTTCGAAGTCACTTAAGATTGCTTTGAAAGTGCATTGGTTCTTGATGGCTGAGTTGGAGGATTCAGATGACAATGAGGGCATCAGTAGGATTCAGGAGAAGTGTCAAATAGCAGCTACTTTAATGGGTGAATGGCCACCACTTGTGCGGGTTCCTAATTCAGGTTCAAGCCCAGGGACTAAGAACCAGGTGCTAAACAAATTATTGTCATCAAAACAGCGATTGTTGTCATTGACATCCTCCCCGCCTACACCAAGgtctttatctttttcatcGCCGTCAGGGAATAATTTGCAAGAGGATGCTAATCAGTCAACACCTGAggaaaataagatttttaagaaattcatTCCGGGGCCAAAAATGAGAGATGCATTATTGTTTAGGAAGTCAGTTGAAAAGGATGAAGAAGAGAGTGAAAAGGATGGTTTTTTCAAGAGGCTATTGAGGGACAGTAGAGGTGAAGATGAAGAGATGACGTCAAGTTCAGAGGGCTTTTTCAAGCGGCTTCTGAGGGACAGTAagggtgatgatgatgaactgATGTCAAGCTCTGAAgggttttttaaaaagttgttTCGTGATAGCAAGAGTGATTCTGATGATAAGTCTGTATCAAAATCATTGGAAGATGACGAAAAAGATGGATTTTTTAAGAagttctttaaagaaaaatttgaggACAAGAAGGATGGGAGTCATAGGAATGAGGGTGAGGAGGTTGTgaatattgaagaaaaatgttCAAAATCCACTGAAGATGATGAAAAAGAAGGATTTTTTAAgaagttttttaaagaaaaatttgaggACAAGAAGGATGGAAGTCATAGGAATGAGGATGAAGAAGTTGTGAATACTGAAGAAAAATGTTCGAAATCCACTGAAGACGATGAAAAAGAAGGATTCTTCCGGaaattctttaaagaaaaatttgaggACAAGAAAGATGGgaatgagaaaaatgatgAGGGAAATTCCGGTATCGAGGAAGAAGAATCTTCAGATTTTTCATTGTTTCGGAGATTGTTTCGTGTGCATCCTGAAGATCCTAAAAGAGCTGCTGCAAGTGAAAACAGCAACAGTGGTGGCATGTTTGAAAGTAGTCCAGGAACTGAAAACTTTTTCCGCAAACTCTTTAGAGATCGGGATCGGTCTGTTGAAGACTCGGAGCTGTTTGGTTCGAAGAAGCAAAGAGAG AAGCGTCCTGGTTCACCTAAGCAACAGAATGAGAAGTCAAATTCCAAGCCCCCTCTTCCAGTTAATATTGCATCACAATTTCGGAAAGGCGCTTATCACGAATCATTGGATTTTGTGATGTCATTATGTGACACATCATATGGCTTACTGGATATTTTTCCAGTTGAAGATCGGAAACTTGCTCTCCGTGAG TCTCTTGCAGAGATCAATTTGCACATAGCTGAGTCTCAAAACATGGGAG GAATATGCTTTCCAATGGGAAAGGGGTTGTATCGTGTGGTTCATATTCCTGAAGATGAAGCTGTTCTTTTGAATTCTAGGGAAAAGGCCCCTTATATGATCTGTGTTGAAGTTTTGAAATGCGAAACGCCAAG caaTGCAAAGGACACATCTGGTCCTCAAAAGCTTTCTAGAGGAGGGATTCCTCTAGCAAATGGTGATGCATTTCTGCCAAAGCCGCCACCGTGGGCTTATCCTTTGTGGACTGCGCAAGAGGCTTATCGCAATAGTACTGATAGGATGTCGGAATCTACTGCTCAAGCAATTGACCAGGCAATGACTCATAAGTCAGATGCAAAAGTTAAGCTTGTCAATTTGAGTCTCTCGGTGGAGAAGCATGTGCATATCCAATCAAAGAACCCGGATGCACCTGTTACTCAGTCTGGCATCAATTTTAGTGGTATGCTACCTACTGCAGTTCACACCACATCAAATAGTAATCAAATTGGAGAGGGTGTAAGTCATACATCCAGAGCTATCAATGATTTGGAATGGGTAAGGGTTGTGTTGACAGCAGATCCTGGGGTTAGAATGGAAGACATCGAGTATCAAGGACCACCACGGCGGAAGGAGCATCGCCGTGTTCCGAGTACGGTTGCCATAGAGGAGGTGAAG GCTGCTGCTGCCAAAGGAGAAGCACCCCCTGGACTCCCTCTGAAAGGGGCTGGTCAGGATTCATCAGATGCAAAACCGAGG GCAAATGGTGGTATTCCCAGGGCCACTGATGCTTTATCTGGCGAACTTTGGGAGGTAAAGAAAGAGAGGATACGAAAAGCTTCAGCATATGGAAAATCACCTGGTTGGGACTTGCGTTCT GTTATCGTGAAGAGTGGCGATGATTGTAGGCAGGAGCATCTTGCTGTTCAActtatttctcatttttatg ACATATTTCAAGAAGCTGGTCTTCCTCTTTGGTTGCGTCCATACGAAGTATTAGTCACATCATCTTACACGGCTCTCATCGAAACAATTTATGATACG GCTTCACTTCATTCTATCAAAAGTAGATATCCCAATATTACAAGTTTGCGCGACTTCTTTGTTGCCAAGTATCAAGAAAATTCTCCAAGTTTTAAGCTTGCCCAG AGAAATTTTGTTGAAAGCATGGCTGGATATTCCCTGGTGTGCTATCTTCTGCAG GTGAAAGATCGTCATAATGGGAACCTATTATTGGATGAAGAAGGCCATATAATACATATTGATTTTGGCTTTATGCTCTCAAATTCACCAGGTGGTGTAAATTTTGAGAGTGCACCCTTCAAATTAACCCGTGAACTTCTTGAG GTCATGGATTCTGATGCAGAGGGACTTCCAA GTCTTATGCATTCAAGGCTTCCTAACATGTCGTAA
- the LOC102615747 gene encoding phosphatidylinositol 4-kinase beta 1-like isoform X2: MVRLLGLSIRESDESPREITPRTHLTSESSENGWLIRFFDSSFFCEWIAVSYLYKHDHAGVRDYLCNRMYTLPLTGIEGYLFQICYMMIHKPSPSLDKFVIDICSKSLKIALKVHWFLMAELEDSDDNEGISRIQEKCQIAATLMGEWPPLVRVPNSGSSPGTKNQVLNKLLSSKQRLLSLTSSPPTPRSLSFSSPSGNNLQEDANQSTPEENKIFKKFIPGPKMRDALLFRKSVEKDEEESEKDGFFKRLLRDSRGEDEEMTSSSEGFFKRLLRDSKGDDDELMSSSEGFFKKLFRDSKSDSDDKSVSKSLEDDEKDGFFKKFFKEKFEDKKDGSHRNEGEEVVNIEEKCSKSTEDDEKEGFFKKFFKEKFEDKKDGSHRNEDEEVVNTEEKCSKSTEDDEKEGFFRKFFKEKFEDKKDGNEKNDEGNSGIEEEESSDFSLFRRLFRVHPEDPKRAAASENSNSGGMFESSPGTENFFRKLFRDRDRSVEDSELFGSKKQREKRPGSPKQQNEKSNSKPPLPVNIASQFRKGAYHESLDFVMSLCDTSYGLLDIFPVEDRKLALRESLAEINLHIAESQNMGGICFPMGKGLYRVVHIPEDEAVLLNSREKAPYMICVEVLKCETPSNAKDTSGPQKLSRGGIPLANGDAFLPKPPPWAYPLWTAQEAYRNSTDRMSESTAQAIDQAMTHKSDAKVKLVNLSLSVEKHVHIQSKNPDAPVTQSGINFSGMLPTAVHTTSNSNQIGEGVSHTSRAINDLEWVRVVLTADPGVRMEDIEYQGPPRRKEHRRVPSTVAIEEVKAAAAKGEAPPGLPLKGAGQDSSDAKPRANGGIPRATDALSGELWEVKKERIRKASAYGKSPGWDLRSVIVKSGDDCRQEHLAVQLISHFYDIFQEAGLPLWLRPYEVLVTSSYTALIETIYDTASLHSIKSRYPNITSLRDFFVAKYQENSPSFKLAQRNFVESMAGYSLVCYLLQVKDRHNGNLLLDEEGHIIHIDFGFMLSNSPGGVNFESAPFKLTRELLEVMDSDAEGLPSEFFDYFKVLCIQGFLTCRKHAERIILLVEMLQVFLSNLWIRTLVSHASKVVHEQYRI; the protein is encoded by the exons atggttcggcttttaggaCTGAGTATCCGAGAATCGGATGAGTCACCTCGTGAAATCACCCCAAGGACTCACCTTACAAGTGAGTCAAGTGAGAACGGGTGGCTCATTCGGTTTTTTGACTCGTCCTTTTTTTGTGAGTGGATTGCTGTTAGTTACCTTTACAAGCATGATCACGCGGGCGTGCGTGATTATTTATGTAATAGAATGTATACACTTCCGTTGACCGGTATTGAGGGTTATCTGTTTcaaatatgttatatgatgATTCATAAACCAAGCCCGTCTCTGGATAAGTTTGTTATTGATATTTGTTCGAAGTCACTTAAGATTGCTTTGAAAGTGCATTGGTTCTTGATGGCTGAGTTGGAGGATTCAGATGACAATGAGGGCATCAGTAGGATTCAGGAGAAGTGTCAAATAGCAGCTACTTTAATGGGTGAATGGCCACCACTTGTGCGGGTTCCTAATTCAGGTTCAAGCCCAGGGACTAAGAACCAGGTGCTAAACAAATTATTGTCATCAAAACAGCGATTGTTGTCATTGACATCCTCCCCGCCTACACCAAGgtctttatctttttcatcGCCGTCAGGGAATAATTTGCAAGAGGATGCTAATCAGTCAACACCTGAggaaaataagatttttaagaaattcatTCCGGGGCCAAAAATGAGAGATGCATTATTGTTTAGGAAGTCAGTTGAAAAGGATGAAGAAGAGAGTGAAAAGGATGGTTTTTTCAAGAGGCTATTGAGGGACAGTAGAGGTGAAGATGAAGAGATGACGTCAAGTTCAGAGGGCTTTTTCAAGCGGCTTCTGAGGGACAGTAagggtgatgatgatgaactgATGTCAAGCTCTGAAgggttttttaaaaagttgttTCGTGATAGCAAGAGTGATTCTGATGATAAGTCTGTATCAAAATCATTGGAAGATGACGAAAAAGATGGATTTTTTAAGAagttctttaaagaaaaatttgaggACAAGAAGGATGGGAGTCATAGGAATGAGGGTGAGGAGGTTGTgaatattgaagaaaaatgttCAAAATCCACTGAAGATGATGAAAAAGAAGGATTTTTTAAgaagttttttaaagaaaaatttgaggACAAGAAGGATGGAAGTCATAGGAATGAGGATGAAGAAGTTGTGAATACTGAAGAAAAATGTTCGAAATCCACTGAAGACGATGAAAAAGAAGGATTCTTCCGGaaattctttaaagaaaaatttgaggACAAGAAAGATGGgaatgagaaaaatgatgAGGGAAATTCCGGTATCGAGGAAGAAGAATCTTCAGATTTTTCATTGTTTCGGAGATTGTTTCGTGTGCATCCTGAAGATCCTAAAAGAGCTGCTGCAAGTGAAAACAGCAACAGTGGTGGCATGTTTGAAAGTAGTCCAGGAACTGAAAACTTTTTCCGCAAACTCTTTAGAGATCGGGATCGGTCTGTTGAAGACTCGGAGCTGTTTGGTTCGAAGAAGCAAAGAGAG AAGCGTCCTGGTTCACCTAAGCAACAGAATGAGAAGTCAAATTCCAAGCCCCCTCTTCCAGTTAATATTGCATCACAATTTCGGAAAGGCGCTTATCACGAATCATTGGATTTTGTGATGTCATTATGTGACACATCATATGGCTTACTGGATATTTTTCCAGTTGAAGATCGGAAACTTGCTCTCCGTGAG TCTCTTGCAGAGATCAATTTGCACATAGCTGAGTCTCAAAACATGGGAG GAATATGCTTTCCAATGGGAAAGGGGTTGTATCGTGTGGTTCATATTCCTGAAGATGAAGCTGTTCTTTTGAATTCTAGGGAAAAGGCCCCTTATATGATCTGTGTTGAAGTTTTGAAATGCGAAACGCCAAG caaTGCAAAGGACACATCTGGTCCTCAAAAGCTTTCTAGAGGAGGGATTCCTCTAGCAAATGGTGATGCATTTCTGCCAAAGCCGCCACCGTGGGCTTATCCTTTGTGGACTGCGCAAGAGGCTTATCGCAATAGTACTGATAGGATGTCGGAATCTACTGCTCAAGCAATTGACCAGGCAATGACTCATAAGTCAGATGCAAAAGTTAAGCTTGTCAATTTGAGTCTCTCGGTGGAGAAGCATGTGCATATCCAATCAAAGAACCCGGATGCACCTGTTACTCAGTCTGGCATCAATTTTAGTGGTATGCTACCTACTGCAGTTCACACCACATCAAATAGTAATCAAATTGGAGAGGGTGTAAGTCATACATCCAGAGCTATCAATGATTTGGAATGGGTAAGGGTTGTGTTGACAGCAGATCCTGGGGTTAGAATGGAAGACATCGAGTATCAAGGACCACCACGGCGGAAGGAGCATCGCCGTGTTCCGAGTACGGTTGCCATAGAGGAGGTGAAG GCTGCTGCTGCCAAAGGAGAAGCACCCCCTGGACTCCCTCTGAAAGGGGCTGGTCAGGATTCATCAGATGCAAAACCGAGG GCAAATGGTGGTATTCCCAGGGCCACTGATGCTTTATCTGGCGAACTTTGGGAGGTAAAGAAAGAGAGGATACGAAAAGCTTCAGCATATGGAAAATCACCTGGTTGGGACTTGCGTTCT GTTATCGTGAAGAGTGGCGATGATTGTAGGCAGGAGCATCTTGCTGTTCAActtatttctcatttttatg ACATATTTCAAGAAGCTGGTCTTCCTCTTTGGTTGCGTCCATACGAAGTATTAGTCACATCATCTTACACGGCTCTCATCGAAACAATTTATGATACG GCTTCACTTCATTCTATCAAAAGTAGATATCCCAATATTACAAGTTTGCGCGACTTCTTTGTTGCCAAGTATCAAGAAAATTCTCCAAGTTTTAAGCTTGCCCAG AGAAATTTTGTTGAAAGCATGGCTGGATATTCCCTGGTGTGCTATCTTCTGCAG GTGAAAGATCGTCATAATGGGAACCTATTATTGGATGAAGAAGGCCATATAATACATATTGATTTTGGCTTTATGCTCTCAAATTCACCAGGTGGTGTAAATTTTGAGAGTGCACCCTTCAAATTAACCCGTGAACTTCTTGAG GTCATGGATTCTGATGCAGAGGGACTTCCAAGTGAGTTCTTCGATTACTTTAAG GTCTTATGCATTCAAGGCTTCCTAACATGTCGTAAGCATGCAGAGCGCATTATTCTTCTGGTTGAAATGCTGCAG GTGTTTCTTTCCAATCTTTGGATCAGGACTCTGGTTTCCCATGCTTCAAAGGTGGTCCACGAACAATACAGAATCTGA